The Methylomicrobium lacus LW14 genome window below encodes:
- a CDS encoding di-heme oxidoredictase family protein produces the protein MKKSCSLLPAVILLSSCGGSNNPPSPPVPTEPAITACSADGGEEESVYRPLDQQELLSGIMAGKGEEVFHDAFEHGDLIFGTKFTLGQGGGAFIGSNEPSHYTRIPRADLNAPGEWGDMTRDVMRPTGPNAQSCGSCHSQPIDDGAGPTSANVHRIPQLEHPDLTIQRNTPHVFGLGALQRLAEEMTDEIRDAIPKAKAEACAQKTEVTKDFSAKGVKFGQVTVTCESGTAEIVGQKSKLEGVSPDGVVRPYEWKKNVAFLRDFMRHAGNNEIGMQGVELVGKDVDEDHDGPKNELSVGDMTAFTIYMAAQPRPVTKIELDDLGILAANKQKLKPEERTQIQNGEKLFDSIGCTACHKKELALDSSVFYEPSNSLYHRDDKKLFKTKGQVQVDLEAEGVKPEHPVKFDLAKDLPDNRFCKGTQETLLGAFEKRNGKTVVRLYGDLKRHWMGDELSERVDELEDPKEYGNGHMSLVNYDPVNAILPQASYGDYDVEKGKATFGTRELWGVACTGPWLHDGRATTLREAVNWHHGDSNDSRNNFNKLTKSEQKDVLAFLGNLVLYVNQAKNGETPDPLSEECEVKDEDKS, from the coding sequence ATGAAAAAGTCATGCAGTCTGTTGCCGGCAGTGATCCTCTTGTCCAGTTGCGGCGGTTCGAATAATCCGCCATCCCCTCCGGTCCCAACCGAACCCGCCATCACCGCTTGTTCCGCTGACGGCGGCGAAGAAGAAAGCGTTTATCGTCCCTTGGATCAGCAGGAGCTGTTGTCCGGCATCATGGCCGGAAAGGGCGAGGAAGTTTTTCACGATGCGTTTGAACATGGCGATCTGATCTTCGGTACGAAATTTACCCTGGGGCAAGGCGGCGGCGCCTTTATCGGCAGTAACGAGCCGTCTCACTATACACGCATACCGCGCGCCGATTTGAATGCGCCGGGAGAATGGGGCGATATGACGCGTGATGTGATGCGGCCGACCGGTCCCAATGCGCAGTCTTGTGGTTCCTGCCATAGTCAGCCGATCGATGACGGCGCAGGTCCAACTTCCGCCAACGTGCATCGTATCCCGCAGTTGGAACATCCCGATCTGACGATTCAACGTAATACGCCGCATGTGTTCGGTCTCGGCGCCTTGCAGCGTTTGGCTGAAGAAATGACGGATGAAATAAGGGATGCCATACCCAAAGCTAAAGCGGAAGCCTGTGCCCAAAAAACCGAAGTTACCAAAGATTTTTCGGCCAAAGGCGTGAAGTTTGGGCAGGTCACTGTAACCTGCGAAAGTGGAACGGCAGAGATTGTTGGGCAGAAATCGAAGCTTGAAGGCGTCTCGCCGGACGGCGTGGTGCGTCCCTATGAATGGAAGAAAAATGTCGCCTTTTTACGGGATTTCATGCGCCATGCCGGCAATAATGAAATCGGCATGCAGGGTGTCGAATTGGTCGGCAAAGATGTCGATGAAGATCATGACGGCCCTAAAAATGAACTCAGCGTCGGCGACATGACCGCGTTTACGATCTACATGGCGGCGCAGCCGCGCCCGGTGACCAAGATCGAGCTTGACGACCTGGGCATCCTGGCCGCCAACAAGCAGAAACTGAAACCCGAAGAGCGCACCCAAATCCAGAACGGCGAAAAATTGTTCGATTCGATCGGCTGCACCGCATGCCACAAAAAGGAATTGGCGCTGGACAGCAGTGTGTTTTATGAACCCAGCAATTCGCTTTATCACCGCGACGATAAAAAACTCTTCAAGACCAAAGGTCAGGTGCAGGTCGATTTGGAAGCCGAGGGCGTGAAACCGGAGCATCCGGTCAAATTTGATTTGGCCAAGGATCTGCCGGATAACCGATTTTGCAAAGGGACCCAGGAAACTTTGCTCGGTGCGTTCGAAAAACGAAACGGCAAGACCGTCGTGCGCTTATACGGCGATTTGAAGAGGCACTGGATGGGCGATGAGCTGTCCGAACGCGTCGATGAATTGGAAGATCCGAAGGAATACGGCAACGGCCATATGAGTCTCGTGAACTACGATCCGGTCAATGCGATCCTGCCGCAAGCGTCTTACGGAGATTACGATGTCGAAAAAGGCAAGGCGACATTTGGTACACGGGAACTGTGGGGCGTCGCCTGCACCGGTCCTTGGCTGCATGACGGCCGCGCGACGACCTTGAGGGAAGCCGTTAATTGGCACCATGGCGACT